A section of the Streptomyces sp. NBC_01363 genome encodes:
- a CDS encoding ABC transporter ATP-binding protein, producing the protein MLSAKGVDLSYGPTLAVRDVHLSLARGEIAAITGASGSGKSSLLYCLAGVLPPVRGQVRFEGRAYDELDDEDISTLRRERFGFVFQYGELLPELTIEENTALPLRLAGQRKRPALQAAAEVLDRLGMAELRERRPSQVSGGQSQRVAVARALVHRPAVVFADEPTGSLDSANAATVLQEFLELARSQGTAVLLVTHDPAVAARADRRYTMADGVLDPKGQ; encoded by the coding sequence GTGCTCAGCGCCAAGGGAGTCGACCTCTCCTACGGCCCCACGCTCGCCGTCCGGGACGTCCATCTGTCCCTGGCCCGCGGCGAGATCGCGGCCATCACCGGCGCCAGCGGATCCGGCAAGTCCTCGCTCCTGTACTGCCTCGCGGGGGTGCTGCCGCCCGTCCGCGGACAGGTGCGGTTCGAGGGCCGCGCGTACGACGAACTCGACGACGAGGACATCAGCACGCTGCGCCGCGAGCGATTCGGTTTCGTCTTCCAGTACGGCGAACTGCTCCCCGAGCTGACCATCGAGGAGAACACCGCCCTGCCGCTCAGACTCGCCGGACAGCGCAAGCGTCCGGCACTCCAGGCGGCTGCCGAGGTACTCGACCGCCTCGGCATGGCCGAGTTGCGCGAGCGGCGTCCCTCACAGGTGTCCGGCGGCCAGAGCCAGCGCGTGGCCGTGGCACGGGCGCTCGTGCACCGGCCGGCCGTCGTCTTCGCCGACGAACCGACCGGCTCGCTGGACAGTGCCAACGCGGCCACCGTCCTGCAGGAATTCCTGGAGCTGGCCCGCTCGCAGGGCACCGCCGTCCTCCTGGTCACCCACGACCCGGCGGTCGCCGCCCGGGCCGACCGGCGCTACACGATGGCCGACGGCGTACTCGATCCGAAGGGCCAGTAA
- a CDS encoding 3-isopropylmalate dehydrogenase: MSRSLNLAVIPGDGIGQEVVAQGLKVLNAVLPQDVKLETKEYDLGARRWHRTGETLPDAELEALKGHDAILLGAIGDPSVPSGVLERGLLLKLRFAFDHFINLRPSKLFPNTATPLAGRPDIDFVVVREGTEGPYTGNGGSLRTGTPAEVATEVSVNTAYGVERVVRDAFERANARPRKKLTLVHKNNVLVYAGHMWKNIFDKVATEYPEVTTNYLHVDAATIFFVTQPERFDVIVTDNLFGDILTDLAAAVTGGIGLAASGNINPTGAFPSMFEPVHGSAPDIAGQGKADPTATILSVALLLRHLGYEAEAVRIEDAVSADLAERGGHLPGLSGSGGGATSRTTDQIGDALAVRVAN, encoded by the coding sequence ATGTCTCGCAGCCTCAATCTCGCAGTGATCCCCGGTGACGGTATCGGCCAGGAGGTCGTGGCCCAGGGCCTCAAGGTCCTCAACGCTGTTCTCCCGCAGGACGTGAAGCTGGAGACCAAGGAGTACGACCTTGGTGCCCGGCGCTGGCACCGCACCGGTGAAACCCTCCCGGACGCGGAGCTCGAAGCCCTCAAGGGCCACGACGCCATCCTGCTCGGCGCGATCGGCGACCCGTCGGTGCCGTCGGGCGTCCTGGAGCGCGGGCTCCTGCTGAAGCTGCGGTTCGCCTTCGACCACTTCATCAACCTGCGGCCGTCCAAGCTGTTCCCGAACACCGCGACCCCGCTGGCCGGCCGCCCGGACATCGACTTCGTCGTCGTCCGGGAGGGCACCGAGGGCCCGTACACGGGCAACGGCGGCTCGCTGCGCACCGGTACGCCGGCCGAGGTCGCCACCGAGGTCAGCGTGAACACCGCGTACGGCGTCGAGCGCGTCGTCCGTGACGCGTTCGAGCGGGCGAACGCCCGCCCGCGCAAGAAGCTGACGCTGGTGCACAAGAACAACGTCCTCGTGTACGCCGGCCACATGTGGAAGAACATCTTCGACAAGGTCGCGACCGAGTACCCCGAGGTCACCACCAACTATCTGCACGTCGACGCCGCGACGATCTTCTTCGTCACCCAGCCGGAGCGCTTCGACGTCATCGTCACCGACAACCTCTTCGGCGACATCCTCACCGACCTCGCCGCTGCCGTGACCGGCGGCATCGGCCTGGCCGCGTCCGGCAACATCAACCCGACGGGCGCCTTCCCGTCGATGTTCGAGCCGGTCCACGGCTCCGCCCCCGACATCGCGGGCCAGGGCAAGGCCGACCCGACGGCCACGATCCTCTCCGTCGCCCTCCTGCTGCGCCACCTCGGCTACGAGGCCGAGGCCGTGCGCATCGAGGACGCCGTCTCCGCCGACCTCGCGGAGCGAGGGGGGCACCTCCCAGGCCTTTCGGGCTCTGGGGGAGGGGCGACGAGCCGTACGACCGACCAGATCGGCGACGCGCTCGCGGTACGCGTAGCGAACTGA
- a CDS encoding lysophospholipid acyltransferase family protein has translation MTPTPARVRERVALPVRSRFTAALRRGLWWGVLSLTGGVERRGRLPRGGCVVVANHSSHADTAALLAALDARHTPAIGAAADYWFASPWRRRICRRLAAGFPVRRGGGGMDDLLSMADELRSGRAVVLFPEGTRGKDGELGSFHRGALVLAERAGVPVVPVGIAGTDRLLPKHGRLRSALVRVSIGDPLPSTTGPREARDAVVALHARTVAEPLKDSATRRRVAAVVTSRRGVALAFCWALAEALSWPLMPELLLAAVCVAVPRAAPRMSLGALAGSLAGGLLALQLAAAGVHLPAPLTTDRMRAEVRAELAVEGASAVRHQPWNGIPFKVYGAEAGRAGVPALDWLAASATARGSRTLTVGLGFAAFGLLMRRHRRQYGRCLVLLGSGFTAGLSLIVAGWS, from the coding sequence ATGACCCCCACCCCTGCGCGCGTCCGCGAGCGGGTCGCGCTGCCCGTACGCTCCCGGTTCACCGCCGCGCTCCGGCGCGGTCTGTGGTGGGGCGTCCTCAGCCTCACCGGCGGGGTGGAACGGCGTGGCCGGCTGCCGCGCGGCGGCTGTGTCGTCGTCGCCAACCACTCCTCGCACGCGGACACGGCGGCGCTCCTCGCCGCGCTCGACGCCCGGCACACCCCGGCGATCGGCGCGGCGGCCGACTACTGGTTCGCCTCGCCGTGGCGGCGCCGGATCTGCCGCAGGCTCGCGGCCGGGTTCCCGGTGCGGCGCGGTGGCGGCGGCATGGACGATCTGCTGTCCATGGCGGACGAGCTGCGCTCCGGCCGGGCGGTCGTCCTGTTCCCGGAGGGGACCCGGGGCAAGGACGGCGAGCTGGGCTCCTTCCATCGCGGCGCACTGGTCCTGGCCGAGCGGGCCGGGGTCCCGGTCGTGCCGGTCGGGATCGCGGGCACGGACCGGCTGCTGCCCAAGCACGGCCGGCTGCGCTCGGCGCTGGTGCGCGTGTCGATCGGTGACCCGCTGCCGTCGACGACCGGTCCCCGGGAGGCCCGCGACGCGGTGGTCGCCCTGCACGCGCGCACGGTCGCCGAGCCGCTGAAGGACTCCGCGACGCGACGCCGGGTGGCCGCGGTCGTGACCTCTCGACGGGGCGTTGCGCTGGCCTTCTGCTGGGCGCTGGCGGAGGCGCTGAGCTGGCCGCTGATGCCCGAGCTGCTGCTGGCCGCGGTGTGTGTGGCGGTGCCGCGGGCGGCGCCGAGGATGTCGCTGGGCGCACTCGCCGGCAGCCTGGCCGGTGGCCTGCTCGCCCTTCAGCTGGCCGCCGCGGGCGTGCACCTGCCCGCTCCGCTGACCACCGACCGGATGCGGGCCGAGGTCCGGGCCGAGCTCGCCGTGGAGGGCGCGTCCGCGGTGCGGCACCAGCCGTGGAACGGCATTCCGTTCAAGGTGTACGGGGCCGAGGCGGGCCGCGCCGGGGTGCCCGCGCTCGACTGGCTCGCCGCGTCGGCGACGGCACGGGGTTCCCGGACGCTCACCGTGGGGCTCGGCTTCGCCGCCTTCGGACTGCTGATGCGCCGCCACCGACGCCAGTACGGCCGCTGTCTGGTCCTGCTGGGCAGCGGGTTCACGGCGGGGCTCTCGCTGATCGTCGCGGGCTGGAGCTGA
- a CDS encoding GNAT family N-acetyltransferase produces MTEAILRTAHTSRLAPAALDEIRALLDTAFEGDFSDDDWDHGLGGIHACVRDSSGLLAHGSVIQRRVIHLGHSYRIGYVEAVAVRADRRREGLGGRIMAALEEVVDGAYAFGALSASAAGAALYAGRGWRVWPGRIAVQARYGVERLPDEEGSTYVRGAAGRVLPAGSGTLVFDWRDGDVM; encoded by the coding sequence ATGACCGAGGCGATCCTGCGTACCGCACACACCAGCCGGCTGGCCCCGGCCGCACTCGACGAGATCCGCGCGCTGCTGGACACCGCCTTCGAGGGCGACTTCAGCGACGACGACTGGGACCACGGCCTCGGCGGCATCCACGCGTGCGTGCGCGACAGCAGCGGGCTGCTGGCACACGGCAGCGTGATCCAGCGCCGGGTCATCCACCTGGGCCACTCGTACCGGATCGGCTACGTGGAGGCCGTGGCGGTCCGCGCGGACCGGCGCCGGGAAGGGCTCGGCGGGCGGATCATGGCCGCGCTGGAGGAGGTCGTCGACGGGGCGTACGCGTTCGGCGCCCTGTCCGCGTCGGCCGCCGGGGCGGCGCTGTACGCCGGGCGCGGCTGGCGGGTGTGGCCGGGGCGGATCGCCGTACAGGCGCGGTACGGGGTGGAGCGGCTGCCGGACGAGGAGGGCAGCACCTACGTCCGTGGCGCGGCCGGCCGGGTGCTGCCCGCCGGCTCCGGGACGCTGGTCTTCGACTGGCGGGACGGGGACGTGATGTGA
- the pruA gene encoding L-glutamate gamma-semialdehyde dehydrogenase: MDAVTQVPAPVNEPVHSYAPGSPERARLEVKLKELAENPIDLPMTIGGEKRMGGGERFDVVQPHNHKAVIGTFAGATQKDAQDAIDAALAAAPAWRAMSFDDRAAIILRAAELLSGPWRETLAASTMLGQSKTAQQAEIDTPCELVDFWRFNVHYARQILAEQPPANSPGVWNRMDHRPLEGFVYAITPFNFTAIAGNLPTAPALMGNVVVWKPSPTQTHAAVLLMQLLEEAGLPKGVINLVTGDGIAVSEVALNHRDLAGIHFTGSTPTFQHLWKTVGTNIANYRTYPRLVGETGGKDFVVAHPSADHAVLKTALTRGSFEFQGQKCSASSRAYVPASIWNSGFKEKFAAEVDAISMGDVTDLSNFIGAVIDDRSFAKNKAAIDRAASDPSCTIVAGGTYDDSVGYFVRPTVIECSDPANEVFTTEYFGPILAVHVYEDDKYDEMLEQMESVSDYALTGSVIANDRAAAAYTMEKLRYAAGNFYINDKSTGAVVGQQPFGGGRASGTNDKAGAPQNLQRWTLTRAIKETLVPPTDYTYPHQG; this comes from the coding sequence ATGGACGCTGTGACCCAGGTCCCCGCGCCGGTCAACGAGCCGGTCCACTCCTACGCCCCGGGCTCCCCGGAGCGTGCCCGCCTGGAGGTGAAGCTCAAGGAGCTCGCCGAGAACCCGATCGACCTTCCGATGACCATCGGTGGCGAGAAGCGGATGGGCGGTGGCGAGCGTTTCGACGTCGTGCAGCCGCACAACCACAAGGCCGTCATCGGTACGTTCGCGGGTGCCACGCAGAAGGACGCGCAGGACGCGATCGACGCCGCGCTCGCCGCCGCCCCGGCCTGGCGCGCGATGTCCTTCGACGACCGCGCCGCGATCATCCTGCGCGCCGCCGAGCTGCTGTCCGGCCCGTGGCGCGAGACGCTGGCCGCGTCCACGATGCTGGGCCAGTCCAAGACCGCGCAGCAGGCCGAGATCGACACCCCCTGCGAGCTCGTCGACTTCTGGCGCTTCAACGTGCACTACGCGCGCCAGATCCTCGCCGAGCAGCCCCCGGCCAACTCGCCGGGCGTGTGGAACCGCATGGACCACCGCCCGCTGGAGGGCTTCGTCTACGCGATCACGCCGTTCAACTTCACGGCCATCGCGGGCAACCTGCCCACCGCCCCCGCCCTCATGGGCAACGTCGTGGTGTGGAAGCCGTCCCCGACGCAGACCCACGCCGCCGTGCTGCTGATGCAGCTCCTGGAAGAGGCCGGTCTGCCCAAGGGCGTCATCAACCTGGTGACCGGTGACGGCATCGCCGTCTCCGAGGTGGCCCTGAACCACCGCGACCTGGCCGGCATCCACTTCACCGGCTCGACCCCCACCTTCCAGCACCTGTGGAAGACGGTCGGCACCAACATCGCCAACTACCGCACCTACCCGCGGCTCGTCGGCGAGACCGGTGGCAAGGACTTCGTCGTCGCCCACCCGTCGGCCGACCACGCCGTCCTGAAGACCGCGCTGACCCGTGGCTCCTTCGAGTTCCAGGGCCAGAAGTGCTCGGCCTCCTCCCGTGCCTACGTCCCGGCCTCCATCTGGAACTCCGGTTTCAAGGAGAAGTTCGCCGCCGAGGTCGACGCCATCAGCATGGGCGACGTCACCGACCTGTCGAACTTCATCGGCGCCGTCATCGACGACCGCTCGTTCGCCAAGAACAAGGCCGCGATCGACCGTGCCGCGTCCGACCCGAGCTGCACGATCGTCGCGGGCGGCACGTACGACGACTCGGTGGGCTACTTCGTCCGCCCGACCGTCATCGAGTGCAGCGACCCGGCCAACGAGGTCTTCACGACCGAGTACTTCGGCCCGATCCTCGCCGTGCACGTCTACGAGGACGACAAGTACGACGAGATGCTGGAGCAGATGGAGTCGGTCTCCGACTACGCGCTGACCGGCTCCGTCATCGCGAACGACCGTGCCGCGGCCGCGTACACGATGGAGAAGCTGCGGTACGCCGCGGGCAACTTCTACATCAACGACAAGTCGACCGGTGCCGTCGTCGGCCAGCAGCCCTTCGGTGGCGGCCGTGCCTCGGGTACGAACGACAAGGCGGGCGCCCCGCAGAACCTGCAGCGCTGGACCCTGACCCGGGCCATCAAGGAGACGCTGGTTCCGCCGACCGACTACACCTACCCCCACCAGGGCTGA
- a CDS encoding branched-chain amino acid aminotransferase: MTTPTIELKPSSNPLSDAEREVSMVNPGFGRRFTDHMVTIRWTEGLGWHDAQLVPYAPLSIDPANMTLHYGQEIFEGLKAYRQPDGSVATFRPEANAKRFQASARRLAMPELPVETFIAACDALVKQDEAWVPAHGGEESLYLRPFMIATEVGLGVRPANEYLFLVIASPAGAYFPGGVKPVSIWLSENRVRAVPGGMGDAKTGGNYAASLLAQAEAAEKGCDQVAYLDAVEHKWVEELGGMNLYFVYGNKIVTPALTGSLLAGVTRDSLLKVARDLGFESEEGRVSIDQWRDDTTNGTLTEVFACGTAAVITPVGTVKSEGGEWIQGDGTPGQVTMKLRERLLDIQRGVAEDTHGWMHPLG, from the coding sequence ATGACGACGCCCACGATCGAGCTCAAGCCCTCCTCGAACCCGCTGTCCGACGCGGAGCGCGAGGTGAGCATGGTCAACCCCGGATTCGGCCGCCGTTTCACCGATCACATGGTGACGATCAGGTGGACCGAGGGCCTCGGCTGGCACGACGCCCAGCTCGTGCCGTACGCACCGCTCTCGATCGATCCCGCCAACATGACCCTGCACTACGGGCAGGAGATCTTCGAGGGCCTCAAGGCGTACCGCCAGCCCGACGGTTCGGTCGCCACCTTCCGCCCCGAGGCCAACGCCAAGCGCTTCCAGGCCTCCGCCCGCCGGCTGGCCATGCCCGAGCTGCCGGTCGAGACGTTCATCGCGGCCTGCGACGCGCTCGTCAAGCAGGACGAGGCCTGGGTTCCGGCGCACGGCGGCGAGGAGTCCCTCTACCTGCGCCCGTTCATGATCGCGACCGAGGTCGGTCTCGGTGTGCGGCCCGCCAACGAGTACCTGTTCCTGGTGATCGCCTCGCCGGCCGGTGCGTACTTCCCCGGCGGTGTGAAGCCGGTCTCGATCTGGCTCTCCGAGAACCGGGTGCGCGCCGTCCCCGGCGGCATGGGCGACGCCAAGACCGGCGGCAACTACGCCGCGTCCCTCCTCGCCCAGGCCGAGGCCGCCGAGAAGGGCTGCGACCAGGTCGCCTACCTCGACGCGGTCGAGCACAAGTGGGTCGAGGAGCTCGGCGGCATGAACCTGTACTTCGTGTACGGGAACAAGATCGTCACCCCGGCCCTGACCGGCTCCCTGCTCGCCGGTGTCACCCGTGACTCGCTGCTCAAGGTCGCCCGTGACCTCGGCTTCGAGTCGGAGGAGGGCCGCGTCTCCATCGACCAGTGGCGCGACGACACCACGAACGGCACCCTCACCGAGGTCTTCGCCTGCGGCACCGCCGCCGTCATCACCCCGGTCGGCACCGTCAAGTCCGAGGGCGGCGAGTGGATCCAGGGCGACGGCACGCCCGGCCAGGTCACCATGAAGCTGCGCGAGCGCCTGCTGGACATCCAGCGCGGCGTCGCCGAGGACACCCACGGCTGGATGCACCCGCTCGGCTGA
- a CDS encoding CdaR family transcriptional regulator has product MKGDYQELVDEISGLLGAPATLENRDFGLVAFGAHDSDDDTAMDPVRTRSILTRRSTPAVRAWFEGFGITRATGPVRIPAAPEAGVFRGRICLPVHHRGAVLGYVWLLDADPGPTDEQLKAAMEVAARIGALLSEEARAGTDLSREFGAVLTAGRGWQHDMAVAALDEALGPDAKGLHTLVCVTPWPDDPPSVRTVPSTAALAPVPVTGGLPALAALVRLRSTDVLDPALLAADRLRAAAGRGTTAGIAVPRRGLPDLAAAWHEAVAAARAATAESRFGPVVEWSAIGPYRLLTALPTEASADPVVRTLLTPPHKDLARTAEVFLDCAGQASRTAAALGVHRQTLYYRLSRIQQLTGLDLNDGEDRLLLHMALKSARLGG; this is encoded by the coding sequence GTGAAGGGCGATTACCAGGAGCTGGTCGACGAGATCTCCGGGCTGCTCGGCGCCCCCGCGACGCTGGAGAACCGGGACTTCGGCCTGGTCGCCTTCGGCGCCCATGACAGCGACGACGACACCGCGATGGACCCGGTCCGCACCCGCTCGATCCTGACCCGCCGCTCCACACCCGCCGTCCGCGCCTGGTTCGAGGGCTTCGGCATCACCCGCGCCACCGGCCCGGTCCGCATTCCGGCGGCCCCGGAGGCCGGGGTCTTCCGGGGCCGGATCTGTCTGCCGGTACACCATCGGGGGGCCGTGCTGGGTTACGTCTGGCTGCTCGACGCGGACCCCGGGCCGACCGACGAACAGCTGAAGGCGGCGATGGAGGTGGCGGCCCGGATCGGGGCGCTGCTCTCCGAGGAGGCGCGGGCGGGCACCGACCTGTCCCGGGAGTTCGGTGCGGTCCTGACCGCCGGGCGGGGCTGGCAGCACGACATGGCGGTGGCCGCGCTGGACGAGGCGCTGGGGCCGGACGCGAAGGGGCTGCATACGCTGGTGTGCGTGACCCCGTGGCCGGACGATCCGCCGTCGGTCCGTACGGTGCCGTCGACGGCGGCGCTCGCCCCGGTCCCCGTGACCGGGGGGCTTCCCGCCCTGGCCGCGCTGGTCCGGCTGCGCTCCACCGATGTGCTCGACCCGGCGCTCCTGGCCGCGGACCGGCTGCGTGCCGCCGCGGGCCGGGGCACCACCGCCGGGATCGCGGTGCCCCGCCGGGGACTGCCGGACCTGGCCGCGGCCTGGCACGAGGCGGTGGCCGCCGCCCGCGCGGCGACGGCCGAGTCACGGTTCGGCCCGGTCGTCGAGTGGTCGGCGATCGGGCCGTACCGGCTGCTGACCGCGCTCCCCACGGAGGCGTCCGCCGACCCCGTGGTCCGCACCCTGCTCACCCCGCCGCACAAGGATCTGGCCCGCACCGCCGAGGTGTTCCTCGACTGCGCGGGCCAGGCGTCCCGGACGGCCGCCGCACTCGGCGTCCACCGCCAGACGCTCTACTACCGGCTCTCCCGGATCCAGCAGCTCACCGGCCTCGATCTGAACGACGGCGAGGACCGGCTGCTGCTGCACATGGCACTCAAAAGCGCACGGCTCGGGGGCTAG
- a CDS encoding phosphatidate cytidylyltransferase, with protein sequence MSAVLIAEEAAARAVPLVAGVLGAGGVAVAVLPSKVRMRAELRKRWRTWALVAPVFLGAYFLGGGGTFALAAGLGVVAAGEFARMAGLRRGDLAVLVAASVVLPALAWLAPRLLDVRAAALLLVAAALVPVLGGDDRTGFTRTARTAFGLLWIPVALTGLVTLGDTGVAVGLAVALGDVGAWCGGTALGRRGPLARPLSPLSPNKTWAGVLGAAVATAAGLLVLGEFAFPLWAAVLGGCVLGDLIESMVKRESGVKDAGSWLPGFGGLLDRIDSLLVALLLAMVTT encoded by the coding sequence ATGAGCGCCGTACTGATCGCCGAGGAGGCCGCGGCGCGGGCCGTGCCGCTGGTCGCGGGGGTGCTGGGGGCGGGCGGTGTCGCCGTCGCCGTGCTGCCGTCGAAGGTCCGGATGCGGGCCGAGCTGCGCAAGCGGTGGCGTACCTGGGCGTTGGTGGCGCCGGTCTTCCTGGGGGCGTACTTCCTGGGCGGCGGCGGGACGTTCGCGCTGGCCGCGGGGCTCGGGGTGGTCGCGGCGGGCGAGTTCGCGCGGATGGCGGGGCTGCGCCGGGGCGACCTCGCGGTGCTCGTGGCGGCCTCGGTGGTGCTCCCCGCGCTGGCGTGGCTGGCGCCGCGGCTCCTCGACGTCCGGGCGGCAGCGCTGCTGCTGGTCGCGGCCGCACTCGTGCCGGTGCTGGGCGGGGACGACCGGACCGGCTTCACCCGCACCGCGCGTACCGCCTTCGGGCTGCTGTGGATCCCGGTCGCCCTGACCGGTCTGGTGACGCTCGGGGACACGGGTGTCGCGGTGGGGCTCGCGGTGGCGCTCGGCGATGTCGGCGCCTGGTGCGGCGGCACGGCCCTGGGCCGCCGGGGCCCGCTCGCCCGGCCGCTGTCGCCGCTCTCCCCCAACAAGACCTGGGCGGGGGTGCTCGGTGCGGCGGTGGCGACGGCCGCGGGGCTGCTCGTGCTCGGCGAGTTCGCGTTCCCGCTGTGGGCCGCGGTGCTCGGCGGCTGTGTCCTCGGCGACCTGATCGAATCGATGGTCAAGCGCGAGTCGGGGGTGAAGGACGCGGGCAGCTGGCTGCCCGGCTTCGGCGGCCTCCTCGACCGGATCGACTCCCTGCTGGTGGCCCTTCTCCTGGCGATGGTGACGACATGA
- a CDS encoding CDP-alcohol phosphatidyltransferase family protein, which yields MNGLYALKPWYADRLSGVRASLVRREVSPDTLTAAGVVSAAGAAAALAWLPTGLAALPVALLLAARLAFANLDGALARDTGRTTRRGAVLNELGDRVADLVVLAGFLALAPLWLVAVAGLAATLPSWVSLAGAAAGAPRRNGGPVGKTERCLLVVVAAASGWTVPVLIVIAAGSLLTAALRLAGLWREPA from the coding sequence ATGAACGGCCTCTACGCTCTCAAGCCCTGGTACGCGGACCGGCTTTCCGGTGTCCGCGCCTCGCTGGTCCGCCGTGAAGTGTCGCCCGACACCCTCACCGCGGCCGGTGTGGTCTCGGCGGCCGGTGCCGCCGCCGCGCTGGCCTGGCTGCCCACCGGCCTCGCCGCCCTGCCGGTCGCCCTGCTGCTCGCCGCCCGGCTCGCCTTCGCCAACCTGGACGGCGCGCTGGCCCGCGACACCGGCCGGACGACCAGGCGCGGCGCGGTGCTCAACGAACTCGGCGACCGGGTGGCGGATCTGGTCGTGCTGGCCGGTTTCCTGGCGCTCGCCCCGCTGTGGCTGGTGGCGGTGGCCGGGCTCGCGGCGACGCTGCCGTCCTGGGTGTCGCTGGCCGGGGCGGCGGCGGGCGCGCCCCGGCGCAACGGCGGCCCGGTCGGCAAGACCGAGCGCTGCCTGCTGGTCGTGGTCGCGGCGGCGAGCGGCTGGACCGTGCCCGTCCTGATCGTGATCGCGGCCGGTTCGCTGCTCACCGCGGCGCTCCGGCTGGCGGGCCTGTGGCGGGAGCCGGCATGA
- a CDS encoding proline dehydrogenase family protein, which produces MLGPVILAASRSDKMRRFISAAPGTKQVVDRFIAGETVDQVVPIIEDAADKGLEVTLDVVGEDITTPEQASDARDAYLELIGRLKDLGLGTKAEMSVKLSMFGQSLPSPAATLNGEPSGLAARFPGGHELALANVRPVVEAAAEIGTTVTLDAEDHTTLDSMFAIHEELRKDYPQTGCVIQAYLFRTEDDARRLAAAGSRVRIVKGAYKEPASVAYQDKAEIDKAYVRILRILMEGTGYPMIGSHDPRLIAIAQELGRKAGRKLDEYEFQMLYGIRSDEHLRLAAEGHRMRVYTAYGTDWYGYFMRRLAEKPANLLFFGRSILTKG; this is translated from the coding sequence GTGCTGGGTCCCGTGATTCTCGCCGCTTCCCGCAGCGACAAGATGCGCCGTTTCATCTCGGCCGCACCTGGCACCAAGCAGGTCGTCGACCGGTTCATCGCCGGTGAGACCGTCGACCAGGTCGTCCCGATCATCGAGGACGCCGCCGACAAGGGCCTCGAAGTCACCCTCGACGTGGTGGGCGAGGACATCACCACCCCCGAGCAGGCCTCCGACGCCCGCGACGCCTACCTCGAACTGATCGGCCGCCTCAAGGACCTGGGCCTGGGCACCAAGGCCGAGATGTCCGTCAAGCTCTCCATGTTCGGCCAGTCCCTCCCGTCGCCCGCCGCCACCCTCAACGGAGAGCCCTCCGGGCTCGCTGCTCGATTCCCGGGCGGCCACGAGCTGGCGCTCGCCAATGTCCGCCCGGTCGTCGAGGCCGCCGCCGAGATCGGCACCACGGTCACGCTGGACGCCGAGGACCACACCACCCTCGACTCGATGTTCGCCATCCACGAGGAGCTGCGGAAGGACTACCCGCAGACCGGCTGTGTGATCCAGGCCTACCTGTTCCGCACCGAGGACGACGCCCGCCGCCTGGCCGCCGCCGGCAGCCGCGTCCGCATCGTGAAGGGCGCCTACAAGGAGCCCGCCTCCGTCGCGTACCAGGACAAGGCCGAGATCGACAAGGCGTACGTCCGCATCCTGCGGATCCTCATGGAGGGCACGGGCTACCCGATGATCGGGTCCCACGACCCCCGCCTGATCGCCATCGCCCAGGAGCTGGGCCGCAAGGCCGGGCGCAAACTGGACGAGTACGAATTCCAGATGCTCTACGGCATCCGCAGCGACGAGCACCTCCGGCTCGCGGCCGAGGGCCACCGGATGCGCGTCTACACGGCGTACGGAACCGACTGGTACGGCTACTTCATGCGCCGCCTCGCGGAGAAGCCGGCGAACCTGCTGTTCTTCGGCCGCTCCATCCTCACCAAGGGCTGA
- a CDS encoding nitroreductase family protein, protein MSETTAVPPQWTPIHGAPYQPVPYRPERIAADESLARAARLRQLMAGRRTVRRFSSDPVPEQVVKDAIACAATAPSGAHQQPWTFVLVKDPDVRRRIREAAEREERISYDGRLGEEWLAALRPLGTDAVKAHMTDAPALVVVFQQRYWVGEDGTRHKHYYVDESVGIAVGMLLSALHLSGLAALIHTPSPMRFLREVLDRPANEKAFAVIPVGYPADDCQVPGLVRKPLEQVLKEI, encoded by the coding sequence ATGTCCGAGACCACAGCCGTACCCCCGCAGTGGACGCCCATCCATGGCGCGCCCTACCAGCCGGTCCCCTACCGTCCCGAACGGATCGCGGCCGACGAGTCGCTCGCACGTGCCGCCCGCCTGCGACAGCTGATGGCCGGGCGCAGAACCGTACGCCGGTTCTCGTCCGATCCCGTTCCCGAGCAGGTCGTGAAGGACGCGATCGCCTGTGCCGCGACCGCTCCGTCCGGCGCGCATCAGCAGCCGTGGACCTTCGTCCTGGTCAAGGACCCGGACGTACGCCGACGCATCCGCGAGGCGGCCGAGCGCGAGGAGCGGATCAGTTACGACGGCAGGCTCGGCGAGGAGTGGCTGGCAGCGCTGCGACCGCTGGGCACGGATGCGGTCAAGGCCCATATGACGGACGCCCCGGCCCTGGTCGTGGTCTTCCAGCAGCGGTACTGGGTGGGCGAGGACGGCACCAGGCACAAGCACTACTACGTCGACGAGTCGGTCGGGATCGCCGTCGGCATGCTGCTCTCGGCCCTGCACCTCTCGGGCCTGGCGGCGCTGATCCACACGCCGAGCCCGATGCGGTTCCTGCGCGAGGTGCTGGACCGCCCGGCGAACGAGAAGGCGTTCGCGGTGATTCCGGTCGGGTATCCGGCCGACGACTGCCAGGTGCCCGGCCTGGTGCGGAAGCCGCTGGAGCAGGTGCTCAAGGAGATCTGA